TTCTGAATCCTATGATGCCATTCTGATGTCTTATGTTTTTGAGCATTTGGTGAATCATAAGCTATTTTTTGAAGCAGCCCAACGTCTATTAAAATCGGAAGGTTTATTTATCTCTACTCAACCGACCGCCGCTTTTGCCTCTTTTTTCGGGCGCTTGTTTCGTTTAGGCCTTTCTTCTCTCCCCCTCCCCGAACTGCACAGTACTTTTTCACCGCCATGGCATACGGTATTATTTTCTACGAAAGGGATGACGCTCCTCGCAGAAAAACATGGCTTTGAAATTTTGGAAATTCGTCCCGCTCCCATTCAACAGGAAGGGGGATTCACAGGCCTTATACAACGAGTCTTATCTCTTGTTAACAGCGTAGGCGTTGCGTGTTTTGGAATCAATTGGCCTCTTGTCGTAGGACATATTTTTGTTTTCAAAAAACGATCATAAATCAACCCTATAACAACGCACGGTAAAGGGGTATTTTCGAAAAACAACCGTCCTTAGGCATTGTCTTTTTGTCTGCAAATAGGCTTTCGCTATAATTCAACTGCGATCGTATTGCACGTGACCTTATTTCTCCTTATAAAGGATATACCACAGTGAAAACACCAGAGATCACCGTTCTTGTCCTTGCTGTTGGCGGCAATGTGAGTCAGGGCATATTGAAGGCGCTGCAGCGTTCTTCCCTGCCCTGCCGCGTGATCGGAACGGATTTAGACGCCTTGCAGATGGGACTCTATACCGTGGATACTGGCTATCTCCTGCCCCATGCAACGGATCCCGACTTTATGGATCGGCTCATCGCCTTGTGCAAGGAGGAATCGGTAGACCTTATCCTGAGCGGCTGCGAGCCCGTGTTGCGCTTTTTGGCGCAGGCGAAAGAAAAGGTGGAAGAGGCGACAGGAGCGCTGTGCTTTGTATGTCCGCCGGAGATCTGGGAGCGCTGCGACGATAAGCTGCTCACCTGCCAATGGCTCCGTGATCAGGGCTTCGCTTATCCTGATTTTGCGGCGTCGGAAGATGCCGCCGCCCTGGCGCGGCTCGTCGCTACCTACGGCTATCCGCTCTTGGGCAAGCCGCGCACCGCAGGCGGCGCACAAGGGCTTATCCTCATCGAGAACGAAGAGGATCTTGCCTATGTATCCCGTAAGGCGGCGTATATTGTGGAGGAATATTTGGGCAGCGACGATCAGGAATATACGGCAGGCTGCTTTTGCGATGAGGAAGGCAGGCTCCGGGGCAGCATTGTCATGTGGCGGGAACTCTACGCAGGAACCACCTACCGCGCGGTGACCGGCGCTTATCCCGAGGTGCGGCACGAGGCAGAGCGCATCGCGGCGGCGCTGGGCTGTCCGGGGCCGTGCAACATCCAATTGCGCATGACCGAGCGGGGGCCCGTTTGCTTTGAGATTAACCCCCGCTTCTCGGGCACCACACCGATACGCGCCACCTTGGGCTATAACGAGGCGGAAGCGGTGATACGGCACTTTTTACGGAAGGAAGCCCTTGCCGCCTTGCCGCGTATCACGGAAGGGGTCGCACTGCGCTATTGGAATGAAGTCTATGTGGATCGGGCGTGCAGCGACCGCTTGACCGAAGCGGGCAAGATCAGCGCCGCCTCCGATCAAATCCATATTGAAAACTATGGGATGCACTAATGCGTATACTCGTCACAGGAAGCAGCGGTCATGTAGGCGGCGCAATCGCGCGTCGCTTCGCGGAACAACAATACGAAGTAGTGGGCATGAGCCGCCGCATCAATAAGCAGCTCCCTGAGTCGATCCGTCAGGTGTCGCTGGATCTGGGCGCGCCTGATTTGGCCGCCCGTCTGCAAGAGGCGGTGGGATCTTGTGACGCCATCGTCCACGCCGGCGCTTGTTTATTGGGTGATGATCATGCAGACGAAGTGATGAAGATCAACGTTGAAGGGACGCGAAAGATGCTGGAAGGGGCGCACGCCTTGGGCGCCGCCTCCTTTATCTTCATTTCGAGCCTGAGTCTCTTGGGCCGCCCTCAAAGGGCGGTGGTGACGGAAGAAGATCCCCTCGCGCCGGGCACGGCTTACGCGCGTTCGAAGGCCTTGGGCGAAGGGCTTGTCTTCGATCCGGCGGCGGCAGCATCGCTGACGGGGCATCGCGTTGCCCTGCGCATCTCCTCCCCCATCGGCCCGGGCCTGCAGTATAAGCGGATCTTCCGTATCTTTGTGGAGCGTGCCCTACAGAACGAAGCCATCACCGTCCATGGCGAAGGGGCACGGCAGCAAGATTATGTGGATGTGCGGGATGTTGCCGACGGGATCATCCGCCTCTTGGACTGCCCCTGTACGGGTATCTTCAATCTCGGCTCCGGGGTGCCTGTCTCGAATCTTGAACTGGCACAGCGCTGCATCAGCGCCTTGGCCTCCACGTCGCCCCTGCTCCGCTCGGGCGCGCCCGATGAGGACGACGGGCTGCGCTGGCGTTTGTCCATCGACAAGGCGGCCAAGCACTTTGGCTATGCCCCCGCCTACAGCCTCGAAGACAGCATCCACGCCCTCGCCGAGGAACTCAGGGCGGCCCAGTAGCCTTGTGCGCGCAGCCGTGGAGGCCTTTCGCAGACCTCCACGACTACAACAAGTCATACAAGGCTCAGGGAAGCCTTAGTCCGCGTTTTCAGCTAAATCAATGACCCACACATTCCGATACTGTACATAATGGCTGCGGTGGGACTGAAGAATAATGGAGCCGGGGCCTTGGGGCGGCGCTTCGAGACGTTCCTCTTCTTTCCACCCAGGGACCATAAGCAGTTCTTGATTGTCCTGGATGAGGATTCCGTTGTGGAGGACGGTGATCCGTGCATGCTCTTTGATGGAGCCGTCGTCATTGAAACGGGTACCGTGGAAGGTGATGTCGTAAGTCTGCCATTCTGTGGGGGGCAGACAGGCGTTGACGCGGGGCGCAGAGACCTTATAGAGCGCGCCGCATTCATCGTAGGTGCCTTCGAGGCCGAAGCTGTCGAGGACTTGCACTTCATACTTGTCTTGGACGAAGACGCCGCTGTTGCCGCGGGACTGGCCCCGCTCTTTGGGGATGAAGGGTGTGCGGAATTCGATGTGCATGCGCAGATCTTCGAACTTGTCTTTGGACACGAGATCGGAGGCGTCGGGCGTGACCATCATCGCCTTGTCCTTGGTGAGTACCCAGCCGTCGGCACCGTCCCACGCGTCAAAATTGCTGCCGTCGAAGAGGACTTTCGCGTCTGCTTCGGGGGCCGCGCCCATGGTGGGCGACACCACATAGAGGCGCTCCATGGTAAAGGTCTTTTGGCCGGAAGGCTGTCCGCCCGTGATGCGTCCGTCACGCACTTCGCCCTTGATTTCGTCGCTCTCAAAGGCGAGCACGTCGCCCTTGGCTTTGGCTTCGATGAGCGCTTTTACCGGCGCGCGCATGAAGACTTGCGAGGCGATGCGGATCTGGTAGCGGCTGCCGCCTAAAGCGACGATCTGCGCGGTTATGTTGGGATCCACATCTTCCTCGGCCGACCAGCGGCCTTCCCAGTTGCCCGCGAAGGGATCGGGAGTCGCCGGGTAATAGCTTTCTTC
This genomic interval from Candidatus Hydrogenedentota bacterium contains the following:
- a CDS encoding ATP-grasp domain-containing protein; amino-acid sequence: MKTPEITVLVLAVGGNVSQGILKALQRSSLPCRVIGTDLDALQMGLYTVDTGYLLPHATDPDFMDRLIALCKEESVDLILSGCEPVLRFLAQAKEKVEEATGALCFVCPPEIWERCDDKLLTCQWLRDQGFAYPDFAASEDAAALARLVATYGYPLLGKPRTAGGAQGLILIENEEDLAYVSRKAAYIVEEYLGSDDQEYTAGCFCDEEGRLRGSIVMWRELYAGTTYRAVTGAYPEVRHEAERIAAALGCPGPCNIQLRMTERGPVCFEINPRFSGTTPIRATLGYNEAEAVIRHFLRKEALAALPRITEGVALRYWNEVYVDRACSDRLTEAGKISAASDQIHIENYGMH
- a CDS encoding NAD(P)-dependent oxidoreductase, with product MRILVTGSSGHVGGAIARRFAEQQYEVVGMSRRINKQLPESIRQVSLDLGAPDLAARLQEAVGSCDAIVHAGACLLGDDHADEVMKINVEGTRKMLEGAHALGAASFIFISSLSLLGRPQRAVVTEEDPLAPGTAYARSKALGEGLVFDPAAAASLTGHRVALRISSPIGPGLQYKRIFRIFVERALQNEAITVHGEGARQQDYVDVRDVADGIIRLLDCPCTGIFNLGSGVPVSNLELAQRCISALASTSPLLRSGAPDEDDGLRWRLSIDKAAKHFGYAPAYSLEDSIHALAEELRAAQ
- a CDS encoding DUF1080 domain-containing protein — encoded protein: MKKMVNVRAVVALASVLLVSALVLVCHGACAQKASEESYYPATPDPFAGNWEGRWSAEEDVDPNITAQIVALGGSRYQIRIASQVFMRAPVKALIEAKAKGDVLAFESDEIKGEVRDGRITGGQPSGQKTFTMERLYVVSPTMGAAPEADAKVLFDGSNFDAWDGADGWVLTKDKAMMVTPDASDLVSKDKFEDLRMHIEFRTPFIPKERGQSRGNSGVFVQDKYEVQVLDSFGLEGTYDECGALYKVSAPRVNACLPPTEWQTYDITFHGTRFNDDGSIKEHARITVLHNGILIQDNQELLMVPGWKEEERLEAPPQGPGSIILQSHRSHYVQYRNVWVIDLAENAD